From one Orcinus orca chromosome 10, mOrcOrc1.1, whole genome shotgun sequence genomic stretch:
- the MOG gene encoding myelin-oligodendrocyte glycoprotein isoform X3 produces MASFLSSFLPSCLPSLLFLLQLSSSSAGQFRVMGPGQPIRVLVGDEAELPCRISPGKNATGMEVGWYRLPFSRVVHLYRNGKDQDEEQAPEYRGRTELLKETIGEGKVTLRIRNVRFSDEGGFTCFFRDHSYQEEAAIELKVEDPFYWINPGVLALIAVLPVFLLQITVGLAFLCLQRRLRGKLPAEMENLHRTFDPHFLRVPCWKITLFVIVPFLGPLVALIICYNWLHGRLAGQFLEELRNPF; encoded by the exons ATGGCCAGTTTTTTGAGCTCCTTTCTGCCCagctgcctcccctccctcctcttcctcctccagctgTCTTCCAGCTCTGCAG GACAGTTCAGAGTAATGGGACCAGGGCAGCCCATCCGGGTGCTGGTGGGGGATGAAGCGGAATTGCCCTGTCGCATATCTCCAGGAAAGAACGCTACAGGCATGGAGGTGGGATGGTACCGACTCCCCTTCTCCAGGGTGGTTCATCTCTACCGAAATGGCAAGGACCAAGATGAAGAACAGGCGCCTGAATACCGGGGCCGCACGGAGCTGCTGAAAGAGACTATTGGGGAGGGAAAGGTGACCCTCAGGATCCGGAATGTAAGGTTCTCAGATGAAGGAGGTTTCACCTGCTTCTTCCGAGATCATTCTTACCAAGAGGAGGCAGCAATAGAATTGAAAGTGGAAG ATCCCTTCTACTGGATCAACCCTGGAGTGCTGGCGCTCATCGCGGTTCTGCCTGTGTTCCTCCTGCAGATCACTGTGGGCCTTGCCTTCCTCTGCCTGCAGCGCAGACTCAGAG GAAAACTTCCAGCAGAGATGG AGAATCTCCACCGGACTTTTG ATCCCCACTTCCTGAGGGTGCCCTGCTGGAAGATAACCCTGTTTGTAATCGTGCCATTTCTCGGACCCCTGGTGGCCTTGATCATCTGCTACAACTGGCTACACGGACGACTAGCAG gGCAATTTCTTGAAGAACTAA GAAACCCCTTCTGA
- the MOG gene encoding myelin-oligodendrocyte glycoprotein isoform X1, whose amino-acid sequence MASFLSSFLPSCLPSLLFLLQLSSSSAGQFRVMGPGQPIRVLVGDEAELPCRISPGKNATGMEVGWYRLPFSRVVHLYRNGKDQDEEQAPEYRGRTELLKETIGEGKVTLRIRNVRFSDEGGFTCFFRDHSYQEEAAIELKVEDPFYWINPGVLALIAVLPVFLLQITVGLAFLCLQRRLRGKLPAEMENLHRTFDPHFLRVPCWKITLFVIVPFLGPLVALIICYNWLHGRLAGQFLEELSKFSSLSYKLRAKKKKKKTRKAAARGRGGY is encoded by the exons ATGGCCAGTTTTTTGAGCTCCTTTCTGCCCagctgcctcccctccctcctcttcctcctccagctgTCTTCCAGCTCTGCAG GACAGTTCAGAGTAATGGGACCAGGGCAGCCCATCCGGGTGCTGGTGGGGGATGAAGCGGAATTGCCCTGTCGCATATCTCCAGGAAAGAACGCTACAGGCATGGAGGTGGGATGGTACCGACTCCCCTTCTCCAGGGTGGTTCATCTCTACCGAAATGGCAAGGACCAAGATGAAGAACAGGCGCCTGAATACCGGGGCCGCACGGAGCTGCTGAAAGAGACTATTGGGGAGGGAAAGGTGACCCTCAGGATCCGGAATGTAAGGTTCTCAGATGAAGGAGGTTTCACCTGCTTCTTCCGAGATCATTCTTACCAAGAGGAGGCAGCAATAGAATTGAAAGTGGAAG ATCCCTTCTACTGGATCAACCCTGGAGTGCTGGCGCTCATCGCGGTTCTGCCTGTGTTCCTCCTGCAGATCACTGTGGGCCTTGCCTTCCTCTGCCTGCAGCGCAGACTCAGAG GAAAACTTCCAGCAGAGATGG AGAATCTCCACCGGACTTTTG ATCCCCACTTCCTGAGGGTGCCCTGCTGGAAGATAACCCTGTTTGTAATCGTGCCATTTCTCGGACCCCTGGTGGCCTTGATCATCTGCTACAACTGGCTACACGGACGACTAGCAG gGCAATTTCTTGAAGAACTAAGtaagttttcttctctttcttataagctgagagcaaaaaaaaaaaaaaaaaaaacaaggaaagcagCAGCAAGGGGAAGAGGGGGCTATTGA
- the MOG gene encoding myelin-oligodendrocyte glycoprotein isoform X2: MASFLSSFLPSCLPSLLFLLQLSSSSAGQFRVMGPGQPIRVLVGDEAELPCRISPGKNATGMEVGWYRLPFSRVVHLYRNGKDQDEEQAPEYRGRTELLKETIGEGKVTLRIRNVRFSDEGGFTCFFRDHSYQEEAAIELKVEDPFYWINPGVLALIAVLPVFLLQITVGLAFLCLQRRLRGKLPAEMENLHRTFDPHFLRVPCWKITLFVIVPFLGPLVALIICYNWLHGRLAGAVLGQQTGPLGSRGSSQP, from the exons ATGGCCAGTTTTTTGAGCTCCTTTCTGCCCagctgcctcccctccctcctcttcctcctccagctgTCTTCCAGCTCTGCAG GACAGTTCAGAGTAATGGGACCAGGGCAGCCCATCCGGGTGCTGGTGGGGGATGAAGCGGAATTGCCCTGTCGCATATCTCCAGGAAAGAACGCTACAGGCATGGAGGTGGGATGGTACCGACTCCCCTTCTCCAGGGTGGTTCATCTCTACCGAAATGGCAAGGACCAAGATGAAGAACAGGCGCCTGAATACCGGGGCCGCACGGAGCTGCTGAAAGAGACTATTGGGGAGGGAAAGGTGACCCTCAGGATCCGGAATGTAAGGTTCTCAGATGAAGGAGGTTTCACCTGCTTCTTCCGAGATCATTCTTACCAAGAGGAGGCAGCAATAGAATTGAAAGTGGAAG ATCCCTTCTACTGGATCAACCCTGGAGTGCTGGCGCTCATCGCGGTTCTGCCTGTGTTCCTCCTGCAGATCACTGTGGGCCTTGCCTTCCTCTGCCTGCAGCGCAGACTCAGAG GAAAACTTCCAGCAGAGATGG AGAATCTCCACCGGACTTTTG ATCCCCACTTCCTGAGGGTGCCCTGCTGGAAGATAACCCTGTTTGTAATCGTGCCATTTCTCGGACCCCTGGTGGCCTTGATCATCTGCTACAACTGGCTACACGGACGACTAGCAGGTGCAGTGCTGGGGCAGCAAACAGGACCACTGGGCAGCAGGGGATCAAGCCAGCCCTGA